ggtctcgaaatcaaatttgtggaaaattccttctttctcgaaaactatggcacttcagagggagccatttctcacaatgttttataccatcaacctctccccattactcgttaccaagaaaggttttacgctaataattattttgagtaattaccaatagtgtccactgcctttaaaaagtacaCGAAtcgaattaataataattattgcacAGTGTTCAGCGTAAGTTTTTGTTCCCCATCAAAACTTAACTTGATTGAGCCCAATATGGGACACCACCTTAGTTACCGTAATGCCTACACTACTTCTTCTTGTGACCATGGTACTTATATTGTTCCAGTGGTGTGTTTTGGGATCGTAGCGCTCCACGCTGTTTAGACTGCTACTGCCGTCGTTTCCCCCGACAACGTAGAGTTGGTTGTCCATGGCAACAGCATCATGGGTGCTCCTAGTCAGAATAATCGTCAAGAACATGATTTATATTTTGGTCAAAAGAAAtattgtgacaaagaaatatACCAACGAAGGTGTGGTAAGACTGGTCCCTCTTTCCTTAAACCCCCCACCCTCCcccccaacaaattttgtttcaccAATTTGAATACTTATTACCAATCCCTTGGTCAATATCGTTTTGATTTGGtcaggtttgcagtaacaccatgtgaaaatctttGTTTTTAGTACTGCTGTTTCCAAAAacaaccggtggttgacaactccaCCAGTTCTGTTCGGAACCAACAGTACTCTAAAAAGggaaattttcacatggtgctaccacaaacctcaccttattatactcccaccaagcaagtttcaaatcctacttaatgcATTAACTCTTTTGAAGTTCACTCCATGCCTGTTTTTTGAGACAAGGCTACCTTATTTAGTGTAAAAGGATAAAAGTTGGGGTGCAAATGCAAGGCGTCCGGAGACTTCCTTTCTTATTAAAGGGGTGCAATTTGAATGGAAAAAGATGTGTTTCCAATGAAGTACTCAATGCCCTGTTTTTATCTGATAGATTTATGCTTTTTCTTTCAGTCCCCATCTTACCTCCTGACAGACATAGACGGAACCGGTTCCCACAGGTTGATATCCGGATTAAACCGCTCTGCACTGCTCAGACAAGCCGCTCCATCATTCCCACCGACAACATAAAGAGCGCCCTCAACCACAGCTGCTCCAGTGCTACTGCGTCGGCTGATCATGTGCGGCATTTGTACCCATATGTTCGTCTGTGGGTCGTAGCGTTCAACGCTGGAAAGGTGACATGAGCCGTCGTAACCTCCGATCGCATACAAGCAACCGTCTGCAAAAAACCAGTAAGTTtgaaagatttgtttatttgcacACTGTAAGGTTGACATGGGCCTAATTTGGTCGgcaaaaattgctgtgccccttcatgGCTTGAAATGACCTTGAGCATTTCCAATGACATGTTTTCAACACGAACGACATTTCAAGTAATTTGCGTTTACCAATGACAATTTTTGGTCATAGTCGGTTCACCTACCCATAACAGTGACTTTCACATAGCGTCTTCTAACTGACATAGCAGCTACTGAAGTCCAGGTGTTAGTCAAGGGATCGTATCGTTCCATACTGTTCAGACAAGACGCTCCGTCGTACCCACCCACAGCATACAGAAGTCCATTCAGGACCGCCACACCTAAGCTGCTTCGCTTGGTACCCATCGGCGTTACCTCTTTCCATGCGTTTGTTTGTGGGTTGTAACTTTCCACTAAGGCCAAGTCAACTGTACCGTCGTATCTGTTGAAAAAATGGAAAGAAAAATGATCTCTTAGTGAGCAACTCCTTTTTACAAACGTAGTGAGataacataatctacctggcaagtagtgAACACATGGTGCtcctgcaaaccaaatatatattgataccccaccatgcaaagcctcaaaATCCACGTAGTAAGATAAGTTATGAATTCTAATGGGATTGGACGAGGACTTATATTTCACTTTGGGCAAagcattttaaaaactgtcaagaGGAGGAATGACAGCAGTTTTGAATAAAAAACCAAAGACATGtctacaaatatttgtttacttttctaGAATGTAGAAGTGTTTTCAGAAACCAGCTCTTACAAACTTCCCCTACCGTGTCATgctttaaaccattttttttaaaagaacttgtatattacaaactttaaaacaatcagactgccaacatagacgtggcgtgtcatggccgagtggttaagagcaccagattcaagctctgcagtttgatcagcagagtgtgggttcgaatcccggttgtgacacttgctacataaaattggggaggtagtgctttctgctctaccggccaggcttcggactgatgatacctaAGCCttcatccgtatggactgtaaaaggggtaaccctgtgtcagccctaggagtaggtggcaacgacctctggacaaaaataattgtagcccacaccttgaagtggccttcagtccttgtgtgtctggcgacttgcatttaGTTGTGAACAACCAAAGCAGTTTATCTATTGGTTTACAAGTTCAAGTCCTGGCTGTTGTCacactcataaaaaaaaacacctcaccCTCCGACTGCATACACCAGCCTGCTGATAGTAGCTACGCCTAGTCGGGCTCTCCGGGTGCTCATGGGTGGTAACGCGTGCCACGTGTCACTCCGTGGGTCGTAACATTCACACTCGCTATGAATTGCGAATAGGCTACCACCGCCTGCAGTGGGATATATCAGAAATGATCGTAATGAGATGTTGCAAAGTAAAGGATAATCATCCAGGAAAATTTCAATCAGAGAGCTTTCTATACATACCATTTACTCAAGCTTGGtggtctggggtggatttcacaaagagttaggactagtcttatcttgagttaggaacagttactcgtcctaacttaggactatccatgcaatttgtatatctcttaggactagtcctaagttaggacttgtcctaactctttgtgagatCGACCCCTGGTTAGCcggtagtggtatctttccttgtCTTCTACCTCTAGGACCCCCAATTCAAATCACACCGGTgtactatgtggattgggttttcagtccctacccaaCTGCGTTGGGTTTTCCCTacaataattctctggggttttcctcccacatctaaaactgaaacttccttcattgtcttctctctattGGGTTTTTGGCTAGTATAGTTATTAAGTTCGCTTTTcggagagtccttggcttcacaacataaataaataaaatttaatgaaATTTAATTTTTGATCAGCAAAAGATCTTTTGCGGATTTATgtatcaaaataaatgttgatacTGATGATTATCATCTATAATTCAAATAAATCAGTGCTGTTTCAGAAATAGGAATTCGGGacttgaacttcactcttgaaggggcgtGGCAATTTTCCTCAGGTAAGAGGAacactatgaggaaaatgtaaacttttaTTGAAACTTTGTAAAGGACACCacaacaaaagcacagggcaccatggcaatcgCTGTGGGTGCCGCAGGTTATTTTGTCGATACTGGTGCCGcaggttatttcaaggcctgtgaatttagttttaatttcGATTGCGACCCTACCAATAGAGAACAGCATGGGTACACAGGCTGAGTTATGTCTCTCTTTAGTTCGGGGTGTCTGCATTAAGGCTCGCTGTTCTGGTAGCAAGTGATACTTCAACGCTTCAATCAGGAAATCTTTACACTCGGGGCTGCCTCGGATAATCGGTTCCGTCTCAACATTGTTGACTAGAAAGTCACGGGTGAGGAGGGGGAGACGAACTAGCTCCATCAACTGTGAaggaaatgttttgaaaaagaggAGTATAATTTGGTGTGATATTGGTGTGATATATAAACTGTGATTTCAAAGCAGGTGCTGCATTGATttgagtaagatttgaaactttgcacggttgAAGAATAACTATGAAAGCTTTGCAGTTACAcataatatctcttttgagtagtgtttttgtgtgtttaaacaattttttttatgcaagtcgccagacacacaaggcctgaaggccacttcaaggtgtggccTACAGTtactttttttccagaggctgttgccacctactcctagagctgaaacagtgttacccctttcacagtccatacagatgtaggcttgggtatcatcagtccgaagccttgCCGTTAGagtagaaagcactacctccccaattgtgttgattctgaaaagaaccggtggctATAAcgactcaacatttcgatcatgctctgattgtcttcaggggaatgctggactGTTGGACTGCTGTTGTTGGATGCTActaagtccagcattctcctgaagacgatcgcTTTTGCCCATCTTGTCGGTGTAAGGGCGAAAACCAAGTAGAAATCTTTACCTATCCCTGatacaaaattaatatctaTAAAAGCTTAATTTGGTTACCTTGTCAACGTATTTTAGTCTGGGTTGTAGATCAGTTCTAACCCACATCACTACTGCGTTGAAGACGTCTTCCTCTGACGTTATGTTTAACTGCTCACTGGAGATGAGTTGGGCAACCTGTGagattaaatgaaaacaaaaccctaAATTTTGTGTTGAAGGTGATCTTAAGACCTCATGGATTGTGAATGTTTCTTCGGTATCACtcttgtgtgtattttttttactcatcAAGTCATTTTATGTATACAGTGTAGGACAAGAATCTCACGTTGtttcatcaatgttaccaaTAAATTAATGAATGCGCATGATGTCATtagagtagggcgccctcgcaCAGAGGTCACAAGAAGGTAGCTTATTTGGCTCAACCTTGCTTCCAAACCGAAAAATTACAACGTTCGTCAACTGCGTTCTTTACATCTCTGGATAACTAGAAACAAAGGAATAAATTTTGCAATTTATTGAAAGACTAGAAAACCATGTTGTTAAGACTTCAGTGAGTTATAATTACTGCTTTGgttcattgtcaaagaccagtgttctcacttggcgtatcacaacatttacataaattaacaaatctgtgaagattTGGGCACAACTGATCatcagttgcaagaaaataatgaaagaaaaaacacccttgttgcacacatttgtgtgctttcagatgccagaggaaggcttcaggccagaagtctttctcagattcaaatgttttagtgagaagttacctctttctgaaGAACTATAtatgcccagtgcctttaagggagtGGTTGGGTTTTTGGTGATTAACATGTAGACGATGACAGCTTTTTACCTCATCAACAGGTAGATGAAGATACTCCTCTGTGTTCACAACATGATTAAAGTTTTGCAACGAGTAGAGAAGTGATGATTGTTCCAAGTCGTAGCATCCGTGCATATCGGCAAAGCGTCGGATCCCGAGGCAGTTTGACGGATCAAGCTGACCGAGGAGGAATTTACAGCAGGCATCGCGGACGCTGTGAAGCTGTAGGACACTGGCTGCTGGAAGGAGAGCCTAAATAAAACAGAAAGTACACCAGAGTAGGTAAGATTGCTAGGAAGTAAGCAGGAACCAGGATTTATGCAAGCAGTGGTGTTGTGGGGGACGGGGCGCGTTGCCTTAGAGTGCGGACACTGTCAAGCTGAAGGACACTAGCGGCTGGAAGGAGAGCCTAAATAAAACAGAAAGTAAACCAAAGTAGGTAAGATTGCTTTCAAACAAATGTCTCCTGAGTAAAAGTAACCAGGAAACAGGATTTATGCAAGCAGTTGTGTAGCTGGGGAGAAGGGGCTGGCCCTGGGGCGCGGGCCGTCTTAGAGGGCATCGCGGACGCTGTGAAGCTGGAGGACACTGGCTGCAAGAAGGAGAGAGCCTAGATTAAACAAAATGTCTCCTCAGGTAAAATAAGCAGGAACCAGACTTCAAACATGCAGTCAGTAAGTGCAGCTTGGGGGTCTGGGTGTCGCCTGAGAGGGCACCAAAATGTCCAATGTCAGTTTTATGTTCTTCAAGGATATACGCTTTGGGATAAAACCTCAAGCAAGTGACACCATTCAAGTATGGTGCCATCAGCCAGAGGTAAAACAAGTTTGTTCTTTG
The DNA window shown above is from Asterias amurensis chromosome 18, ASM3211899v1 and carries:
- the LOC139950865 gene encoding kelch-like protein 17; this encodes MDKKLELSVQVSHHRALSRHPASPVISPVGCTSQNAKLGEYFTHRASRHANDAFVAMNRMRQQATLCDIILKVGDKVISAHKLVLASCSAYFHAMFTSNMTESRQTEVCLHDIQASAVEQLVQFAYTAEINIGEKNVQALLPAASVLQLHSVRDACCKFLLGQLDPSNCLGIRRFADMHGCYDLEQSSLLYSLQNFNHVVNTEEYLHLPVDEVAQLISSEQLNITSEEDVFNAVVMWVRTDLQPRLKYVDKLMELVRLPLLTRDFLVNNVETEPIIRGSPECKDFLIEALKYHLLPEQRALMQTPRTKERHNSACVPMLFSIGGGSLFAIHSECECYDPRSDTWHALPPMSTRRARLGVATISRLVYAVGGYDGTVDLALVESYNPQTNAWKEVTPMGTKRSSLGVAVLNGLLYAVGGYDGASCLNSMERYDPLTNTWTSVAAMSVRRRYVKVTVMDGCLYAIGGYDGSCHLSSVERYDPQTNIWVQMPHMISRRSSTGAAVVEGALYVVGGNDGAACLSSAERFNPDINLWEPVPSMSVRRSTHDAVAMDNQLYVVGGNDGSSSLNSVERYDPKTHHWNNISTMVTRRSSVGITVTKVVSHIGLNQVKF